GAGACTTACAAACGATAAATTGAGGTTTGAATTCTTTACATTTATATTTACGTACGCAATGTTCAGAGGTGTCAAAACGAAAAGGGAGCTTGTTGAGTTCCATTCGAAGAATAAATTTCTGCTCTTGGCAAAGAACGAAAAGGTTATGAGAGATATGGGAAAACTGGTAGCGCAAAAGGGATTCGACGATTCAACAAAAAAAGCGTACGGACAACTTCTCGTCAAAGCCCTAAAAACACCTGTAAAGAAGTCAAAGATGATAAATACTCTGTTGCACCTGTACGGGTATTTCAAAGACAAATTGTCAGCGCAAGAAAAGGCTTACTTTATGGATTTGGTTGAGGACTACAGAAACGGCGTTGTGAATTTGCAAACAGTTCTTGCCATTCTAAAATCCTGGGCAATCAGGTATTCGATAGAGTACGTCTTAGACCAAACTCTTTTCGAACCCTACCCCAAGGAATTGGACCATTTGAAAAACGAAAGAGATGTAACAGAAAGAACAGAGTAATGACAAGGCATATAAGCATCGAGTCGAAAATCGCTTACCAACTGCTTAAGTTTATTAATTTTTCAAAAATTGTAGAAGTCAAAATGCTCAAGGATACTTTCAACAAATCTCCCGCTCTTCCGGGATATTCTTTGTGCAACAAAGTGGAAGTTCATTCTTTCCAGACCTTAGGAAGAAGTGTTTGGGAAATTACACCAAAAACTGCAAATTCAAGCACAACTATTTTGTTCCTCCACGGAGGAGCGTATATATCAAACTTAACAAAAATGCACTGGAAGTTTGTCGAAAAGCTTATCGAGTGCACATCTGCAACGGTGTACGTACCAGATTATCCCCTTGCCCCAGAATACATATGGAAAGACACGTATATGTTCTTGGACGAGT
The DNA window shown above is from Fervidobacterium changbaicum and carries:
- a CDS encoding YbgA family protein, with the protein product MPNNISYARPTIIVSRCFFEHTRYDGGIISSDVVKKLESYCDFVRVCPEVEIGLPIPREPIDVFLINNELKLLNKSRTEDLTEKMLSFANNYADHIPDNIDGMILKSKSPSCALNDAKLYGENGRVISKTPGLFAKVMLERFPYLAIESEMRLTNDKLRFEFFTFIFTYAMFRGVKTKRELVEFHSKNKFLLLAKNEKVMRDMGKLVAQKGFDDSTKKAYGQLLVKALKTPVKKSKMINTLLHLYGYFKDKLSAQEKAYFMDLVEDYRNGVVNLQTVLAILKSWAIRYSIEYVLDQTLFEPYPKELDHLKNERDVTERTE